In Prosthecobacter vanneervenii, one DNA window encodes the following:
- a CDS encoding polysaccharide deacetylase family protein, translating to MNAELRARTLRHAYLRLSLMLAPALGVLWLALNGHGAAAVLLFCTVLTTMMIGTLVPRCALFGRMIKRLPAEGNLALLTIDDGPHPEHTPAILDILDQHGIKALFFLVGERAARHPELVREIVVRGHEIGNHTQTHPATTFWMLRPARLWQEIAGCQQTLTALCPEHPPRFFRPPAGHHNAFTALTARALGLRMMLWSARGFDGVLQEVPFITQRIASRLQPGAIVLIHEGTPVAVEVAQAVAAMMKASALKCDTPPASLPFGHHQVAA from the coding sequence ATGAATGCAGAGCTGAGAGCCCGCACTCTGCGCCATGCGTATCTGCGCCTGTCTCTCATGCTGGCTCCTGCGCTGGGAGTGCTCTGGCTGGCGCTGAATGGACACGGTGCGGCTGCGGTGCTGCTTTTCTGCACGGTGCTCACCACCATGATGATCGGCACGCTGGTTCCACGCTGTGCGCTGTTTGGCCGCATGATCAAGCGCCTGCCAGCGGAGGGAAACCTGGCGCTGCTGACCATCGACGACGGCCCGCACCCGGAGCACACACCCGCCATTCTCGACATCCTGGACCAGCATGGCATCAAGGCGCTGTTTTTTCTGGTGGGTGAGCGCGCTGCACGGCACCCGGAGCTGGTGCGCGAGATCGTGGTGCGCGGGCATGAGATCGGCAACCACACGCAGACCCACCCCGCCACCACCTTCTGGATGCTGCGCCCGGCGCGGCTGTGGCAGGAGATCGCCGGATGCCAGCAGACGCTGACCGCCCTCTGCCCCGAGCACCCGCCGCGTTTCTTCCGCCCGCCTGCCGGGCACCACAATGCCTTCACCGCCCTGACCGCCCGCGCCCTGGGCCTGCGCATGATGCTGTGGAGCGCACGCGGTTTTGACGGCGTGCTGCAGGAGGTGCCGTTCATCACCCAGCGCATCGCCAGCCGTCTTCAGCCTGGAGCCATCGTGCTCATCCACGAAGGCACCCCCGTGGCCGTGGAGGTGGCTCAGGCAGTGGCGGCGATGATGAAGGCCAGCGCCCTGAAATGCGACACCCCGCCCGCCTCACTCCCGTTCGGCCACCACCAGGTGGCGGCATAG
- a CDS encoding LpxL/LpxP family acyltransferase — translation MGLHDACWTRVILFFMSWVPAWVFMVALHPITLLVYVLAAGPRETVRANLSALIPGKGASSMDVYQVFLQFALTYLDRLWHIHFRKEIDWEIIGREDFEELQEHKGGALIFTVHSGNYDIGAGLFARKFRRPIHTVRMPEASDSLQKLRKQELCEEERREPNLHIHYNEPGGHLGMELFRLLMAGEVVCVQGDRVLGEVTPMQVSCEGVTFRIPRGPMVLAEVTNVPCYAVFLSRRGLLSYRIEIGKPFHPGGQKAKAAEISAKWVAVMHRFLSQHWDQWFVFEPLVSRDAA, via the coding sequence ATGGGGCTGCACGACGCGTGCTGGACGCGGGTGATCCTCTTTTTCATGAGCTGGGTGCCGGCCTGGGTCTTCATGGTGGCGCTGCACCCCATCACGCTGCTGGTTTATGTGCTGGCCGCAGGGCCGCGAGAGACGGTGCGGGCCAATCTCAGCGCGCTCATCCCGGGAAAAGGCGCCAGCTCCATGGATGTGTATCAGGTGTTTCTGCAGTTTGCGCTCACCTACCTGGACCGCCTCTGGCACATCCACTTCCGCAAGGAGATCGACTGGGAGATCATCGGCCGGGAGGACTTTGAGGAATTGCAGGAGCACAAGGGCGGCGCGCTCATTTTCACCGTGCACTCGGGGAACTACGACATCGGCGCCGGGCTCTTTGCGCGCAAATTCCGCCGCCCCATCCATACCGTGCGCATGCCGGAGGCCTCCGACTCCCTGCAAAAGCTGCGCAAGCAGGAGCTGTGCGAGGAGGAGCGCCGCGAGCCCAATCTGCACATCCACTACAATGAGCCCGGCGGCCATCTGGGCATGGAGCTCTTTCGTCTGCTCATGGCGGGTGAAGTCGTCTGTGTGCAGGGGGACCGCGTGCTGGGCGAGGTGACACCGATGCAGGTCAGCTGCGAGGGAGTGACCTTCCGCATCCCGCGCGGACCGATGGTGCTGGCGGAGGTGACCAACGTGCCCTGCTATGCCGTCTTCCTTTCCCGCCGGGGGCTGCTTTCCTACCGCATCGAGATCGGCAAGCCTTTCCATCCAGGCGGGCAGAAGGCCAAGGCCGCCGAGATCAGCGCCAAATGGGTGGCGGTGATGCACCGCTTCCTCTCCCAGCACTGGGATCAATGGTTTGTGTTTGAACCTCTTGTCTCCCGCGACGCTGCATGA
- a CDS encoding NAD(P)/FAD-dependent oxidoreductase, translating into MNYPGTDYDLVVMGGAFSGASAALVLKREHPEMRILIVERTVEFDRKVGESTSEVAGCFLTRVLHQGAHLSARHYQKHGLRMWFCKTPQDSVDDLTEIGPRYQSRLPTFQLDRAILDEHLLQEACDAGCELMRPATLRNIALSEDESPHTMEITPQGGQPRTVTTRWLIDASGKAAVLAKKLGVHRTMESLHPTSSIWCRFRNVNGLDSYQSRKMHPKLMQNMRGLRTTATNHLMGRGWWCWIIPLSDGSYSVGVTWDRRFYEPPQAPTLVGRLQAHLKTHPVGRLMFDEAVPDEDDTFYYKNLAYRAERIAGNRWVMIGDAAGFMDPLYSHGLDYCGHMVCAATDLVARNLAGENTQETTDYLNMAYPRSWSLWFNALYKDKYAYMGDAELMNATFLLDLATYFIGPVRLVYAHPDYEWLRMPYDGPAGGVFGAFMAFYNRRFVHLAQERLRKGIYGHKNNGHVWMPRQSFSPDTSAMRLLWEGLKVWFKAEVTTWLASSRATAPEMKMMPETPPMPKPAEA; encoded by the coding sequence ATGAATTATCCCGGCACGGACTACGACTTGGTTGTCATGGGCGGGGCGTTTTCAGGAGCTTCGGCAGCCCTGGTGCTCAAGCGCGAGCACCCGGAGATGCGCATCCTCATTGTGGAGCGCACGGTGGAGTTTGACCGCAAGGTGGGGGAGAGCACCTCCGAGGTGGCGGGCTGCTTCCTCACCCGCGTGCTGCACCAGGGTGCGCACCTCAGCGCACGGCACTACCAGAAGCACGGCCTGCGCATGTGGTTCTGCAAAACGCCACAGGATTCCGTGGATGATCTCACCGAGATCGGCCCGCGCTATCAGTCCCGCCTGCCCACTTTCCAGCTGGACCGCGCCATCCTGGACGAGCACCTGCTGCAGGAAGCCTGCGACGCCGGATGCGAGCTCATGCGCCCGGCCACCCTCCGGAACATCGCCCTCTCCGAAGACGAGTCCCCGCACACCATGGAGATCACCCCGCAGGGCGGGCAGCCGCGCACGGTGACCACGCGCTGGCTCATCGATGCCTCCGGCAAGGCCGCCGTGCTGGCCAAAAAGCTCGGGGTGCATCGCACCATGGAGAGCCTGCACCCCACCTCCTCCATCTGGTGCCGCTTCAGAAATGTGAACGGACTGGACAGCTACCAGAGCCGCAAGATGCACCCGAAGCTGATGCAAAACATGCGCGGGCTGCGCACCACGGCCACCAATCACCTCATGGGACGCGGCTGGTGGTGCTGGATCATCCCGCTCTCCGACGGCAGCTACAGCGTGGGCGTCACCTGGGACCGGCGCTTTTACGAGCCGCCGCAGGCCCCCACCCTGGTAGGCCGCCTGCAGGCCCATCTGAAGACGCACCCGGTGGGCCGTCTCATGTTTGACGAGGCCGTGCCAGATGAAGACGACACCTTCTACTACAAGAACCTGGCCTACCGCGCCGAGCGCATCGCCGGCAACCGCTGGGTCATGATCGGAGACGCCGCAGGGTTCATGGACCCGCTCTACAGCCACGGCCTGGACTACTGCGGGCACATGGTCTGCGCCGCCACCGACCTCGTGGCACGGAACCTCGCCGGAGAAAACACCCAGGAGACCACCGACTACCTGAACATGGCCTACCCGCGCAGCTGGAGCCTGTGGTTCAACGCGCTCTACAAGGACAAGTACGCCTACATGGGAGACGCCGAGCTCATGAACGCCACCTTCCTGCTGGACCTGGCCACCTACTTCATCGGGCCCGTGCGTCTGGTGTATGCCCATCCCGACTACGAATGGCTGCGCATGCCCTATGACGGCCCCGCCGGCGGCGTGTTTGGCGCCTTCATGGCCTTCTACAACCGGCGCTTTGTCCACCTGGCGCAGGAGCGCCTGCGCAAGGGCATCTACGGCCACAAAAACAACGGCCATGTCTGGATGCCCCGCCAGAGCTTCTCCCCGGACACCAGTGCCATGCGCCTGCTGTGGGAGGGGCTGAAAGTGTGGTTCAAAGCCGAAGTCACCACCTGGCTGGCCTCCAGCCGTGCCACAGCGCCTGAGATGAAGATGATGCCGGAGACACCGCCCATGCCCAAGCCTGCAGAGGCGTGA
- a CDS encoding phosphodiester glycosidase family protein, with protein MIFPLRLLPLLACAFLTASLHGAEMLDYEGGSYLIYRVDKDDRPRLQLAWLDEGGKPLHDFNGLSRQLAARGRHILFATNAGIYEHGPRPCGLTICVGQELVPLNLKAGEGNFYLKPNGVFYLDDQTGPGVMDAEEYARSGLRPRLATQSGPLLLRRGVMHPAFRENSPNKRLRNAVGVRKKDGQIVFVMSDREDGVKGRVTFHQLSRCFLHLGCEDALYLDGDISSMLIQPEPGVRFTSNTFAAMFFIAE; from the coding sequence ATGATCTTCCCCCTCCGGCTGCTTCCCCTTCTGGCCTGCGCCTTCCTCACCGCCTCTCTGCATGGCGCCGAAATGCTGGACTACGAAGGCGGGAGCTATCTGATCTACCGGGTGGACAAGGACGACAGGCCGCGCCTGCAACTGGCCTGGCTGGATGAAGGCGGAAAGCCGTTGCACGATTTCAATGGCCTGAGCCGCCAGCTGGCCGCACGTGGCAGGCACATTCTCTTTGCCACCAATGCAGGCATCTACGAGCACGGGCCCCGGCCCTGCGGTCTGACCATCTGCGTGGGACAGGAGCTGGTGCCGCTGAATCTGAAGGCAGGAGAGGGCAATTTTTACCTCAAGCCCAACGGCGTCTTTTACCTGGATGATCAAACCGGACCCGGTGTGATGGATGCGGAGGAGTACGCCCGCAGCGGGCTCAGGCCCCGACTGGCCACGCAGTCCGGCCCACTGCTGCTGCGCCGGGGCGTGATGCATCCCGCCTTCCGTGAAAACTCACCCAACAAGCGCCTGCGCAATGCCGTGGGCGTGCGCAAAAAAGACGGGCAGATCGTCTTTGTGATGAGCGACCGCGAGGACGGCGTGAAAGGCCGCGTGACCTTCCACCAGCTCAGCCGCTGCTTTCTGCACCTCGGCTGCGAGGACGCGCTGTATCTGGACGGAGATATCTCCAGCATGCTCATCCAGCCCGAGCCCGGCGTGCGCTTCACCTCCAACACCTTTGCGGCGATGTTTTTCATCGCGGAGTGA
- the aroC gene encoding chorismate synthase encodes MSSSLGTLFRISTWGESHGPGVGVVIDGCPPRIPLTVEDIQAELDRRRPGQSKIVTPRKEDDKAEILSGVLDGLTLGTPIGILVRNTDQRPSAYTEMQQAYRPSHADYTYDAKYGIRAVSGGGRSSARETIGRVAAGAIARKVLQQTLGGYECLAYVKTVQNIEATVPAAAELTSALIESNIVRTCDPVAAEKMIELIEKIRTEGNSVGGIIECVVRGVPPGLGEPVFDKLEADLAKAMMSLPASKGFEIGSGFGGTTLTGLQHNDEFYMDGDKVRTRTNRSGGIQGGISNGEEIVFRVAFKPTATVLREQKTVTNTHEDTTLAARGRHDPCVLPRAVPMVEAMVHLVLADHFLRQRSQMG; translated from the coding sequence ATGTCCAGCAGTCTCGGCACACTTTTCCGCATCAGCACCTGGGGCGAATCCCATGGCCCCGGCGTCGGCGTCGTCATCGACGGCTGCCCGCCGCGCATCCCCCTCACCGTGGAGGACATCCAGGCGGAGCTGGACCGCCGCCGCCCTGGCCAGAGCAAGATCGTGACCCCCCGCAAGGAGGACGACAAGGCCGAGATCCTTTCCGGCGTGCTGGATGGCCTCACGCTCGGCACGCCGATCGGCATCCTGGTGCGCAATACCGACCAGCGCCCCTCCGCCTACACGGAGATGCAGCAGGCCTACCGCCCCAGCCACGCCGACTACACCTATGACGCCAAGTACGGCATCCGCGCCGTCTCCGGCGGCGGGCGCTCCAGCGCACGCGAGACCATCGGCCGCGTGGCCGCAGGCGCGATCGCACGCAAGGTGCTGCAGCAGACGCTGGGTGGCTACGAGTGCCTGGCCTACGTGAAGACCGTGCAGAATATCGAGGCCACCGTGCCCGCTGCGGCGGAGCTGACCTCCGCGCTGATCGAGTCCAACATCGTCCGCACCTGCGACCCCGTGGCGGCGGAGAAGATGATCGAGCTGATCGAAAAAATCCGCACCGAGGGCAACAGCGTGGGCGGCATCATCGAGTGCGTGGTACGCGGCGTGCCCCCCGGACTGGGCGAGCCCGTGTTTGACAAGCTGGAGGCCGATCTGGCCAAGGCCATGATGAGCCTGCCTGCCAGCAAGGGCTTTGAAATCGGCAGCGGCTTTGGCGGCACCACGCTGACGGGCCTGCAGCACAACGACGAGTTTTACATGGACGGCGACAAGGTACGTACGCGCACGAACCGCAGCGGCGGCATCCAGGGCGGCATCAGCAACGGGGAGGAGATCGTCTTCCGCGTGGCCTTCAAGCCCACCGCCACCGTGCTGCGCGAGCAGAAGACCGTGACCAACACCCACGAAGACACCACCCTGGCCGCCCGCGGCCGCCACGATCCCTGCGTGCTGCCACGCGCCGTGCCGATGGTGGAGGCCATGGTGCATCTGGTGCTGGCAGACCACTTCCTGCGCCAGCGCTCCCAGATGGGCTGA
- a CDS encoding 3-keto-disaccharide hydrolase, whose amino-acid sequence MKLNLALAALFAAVSFASAEEKQIFNGKDLTGWEGNKDLWSVQDGTITGKTPADPANPAKSILKHNTFLVWKGGTVSDFELTFQYRIEKGNSGLQYRSKELPAGENGPIISGYQADFEAGKTYSGILYEERGRGILAKRGEKTVIKPAADGGKKAVVEVTGSVSDSAAVQAAIKHEDWNEYRIVAKGNHVQHFINGMQTVDVTDEDAANAPKEGLLALQIHAGPPMVVQFKNFKLVETK is encoded by the coding sequence ATGAAATTGAATCTCGCCCTCGCCGCCCTGTTCGCCGCCGTCTCCTTCGCCAGCGCGGAGGAAAAGCAAATCTTCAACGGCAAAGACCTCACCGGCTGGGAGGGCAACAAGGACCTCTGGAGCGTGCAGGACGGCACCATCACCGGCAAGACCCCTGCCGACCCCGCCAATCCGGCCAAGAGCATCCTCAAGCACAACACCTTCCTCGTCTGGAAAGGCGGCACGGTTTCCGACTTTGAGCTGACCTTCCAGTACCGCATCGAAAAAGGAAACTCCGGCCTGCAGTACCGCAGCAAGGAGCTGCCTGCCGGCGAAAACGGCCCCATCATCTCCGGCTACCAGGCCGACTTTGAGGCTGGCAAGACCTACAGCGGCATCCTCTACGAAGAGCGCGGCCGTGGCATCCTGGCCAAGCGCGGCGAAAAGACCGTGATCAAGCCCGCAGCCGATGGCGGCAAGAAGGCCGTGGTGGAAGTGACCGGCAGCGTGAGCGACAGCGCCGCCGTGCAGGCCGCCATCAAGCACGAGGACTGGAACGAGTACCGCATCGTGGCCAAGGGCAACCATGTGCAGCATTTCATCAATGGCATGCAGACCGTGGACGTGACGGACGAAGACGCCGCCAACGCCCCCAAGGAAGGCCTGCTGGCCCTGCAAATCCACGCCGGCCCGCCAATGGTCGTGCAGTTCAAAAACTTCAAGCTCGTCGAAACGAAATAG
- a CDS encoding peroxiredoxin produces the protein MKTRLLMLTAIFHALFGIANAGQGEKVSYPAPAVSGINQDGATVNFADVYKKGPTVVFFYPKADTPGCTKQACSLRDAFADLSKEGVQVLGVSFDKAESQKAFKDKFTLPYDLIADPEGKIVAAFKVEKMAKGLLSLAKRSCFLIKNGNVVWQDYQAATDQQAADIKRVLAETK, from the coding sequence ATGAAAACGCGCCTCCTCATGCTCACCGCCATCTTCCACGCCCTCTTCGGCATCGCCAATGCCGGCCAGGGGGAAAAAGTCAGCTACCCCGCACCCGCCGTGTCCGGCATCAACCAGGACGGTGCCACGGTGAACTTTGCCGACGTGTACAAGAAAGGCCCCACCGTGGTCTTCTTCTATCCCAAGGCCGACACCCCCGGCTGCACCAAGCAGGCCTGCTCCCTGCGCGATGCCTTTGCCGACCTCTCCAAAGAGGGCGTGCAGGTGCTGGGCGTGAGCTTTGACAAGGCGGAGTCGCAGAAGGCCTTCAAGGACAAGTTCACCCTGCCGTATGACCTGATCGCCGATCCGGAAGGCAAGATCGTGGCCGCCTTCAAGGTGGAAAAGATGGCCAAGGGGCTGCTCTCCCTGGCCAAGCGCAGCTGCTTCCTGATCAAGAACGGCAATGTGGTGTGGCAGGACTACCAGGCCGCCACCGACCAGCAGGCCGCCGACATCAAGCGCGTGCTCGCTGAGACGAAGTAA
- a CDS encoding c-type cytochrome domain-containing protein: MPSFVLRSTSFALCALAASSVQAAVNFEKDLLPAITKKCVDCHKAPAVVNGQKKEPKAGLRLDASWAILKGSENGPVLTPGDPSKSGIYESVMLPKDDDGHMPSKGDDLTKEEIALLKKWIEEGANFGGWVGSVEGMPAGAMTESAKPYKPRPHDLFYAALEKDVKPLSDDLLAKAKAAGAQVSPVKVDSPLVRVDFLTGVSKCDDAKVAAILPIKDNIVQLDLGRTVVTDAALKSVGQMPRLVTLDLRQTKITDAGLEALIGLKKVESINLFGTEVTDAGLKHLAKIKSLKSVHLWQSKATPAGVKQLTAAIPGLKASIE; encoded by the coding sequence ATGCCCTCATTTGTGCTCCGTTCCACCTCTTTTGCCCTCTGTGCACTGGCAGCGTCTTCCGTGCAGGCAGCGGTCAATTTCGAAAAGGATTTGCTGCCTGCAATTACCAAAAAATGCGTGGATTGCCACAAGGCCCCCGCCGTGGTCAACGGCCAGAAAAAGGAGCCCAAGGCTGGTCTGCGTCTGGACGCCTCCTGGGCCATCCTCAAGGGCAGTGAAAACGGCCCCGTGCTGACCCCCGGCGACCCCTCCAAGAGCGGCATCTATGAGTCCGTGATGCTGCCCAAGGATGATGACGGCCACATGCCCTCCAAAGGCGACGACCTGACCAAGGAGGAGATCGCCCTGCTGAAGAAGTGGATCGAAGAAGGGGCCAACTTTGGCGGCTGGGTGGGCAGCGTGGAAGGCATGCCCGCAGGGGCCATGACGGAGTCTGCCAAACCCTACAAACCCCGCCCGCATGACCTCTTTTACGCCGCGCTGGAAAAGGACGTGAAGCCGCTCTCGGACGACCTGCTGGCCAAGGCCAAGGCCGCCGGGGCCCAGGTCTCCCCCGTCAAGGTGGACAGCCCGCTGGTGCGTGTGGACTTCCTCACCGGGGTGTCCAAGTGCGACGACGCCAAGGTGGCCGCCATCCTGCCGATCAAGGACAACATCGTGCAGCTGGATCTGGGCCGCACCGTGGTCACTGACGCTGCCCTGAAATCTGTGGGCCAGATGCCGCGCCTCGTCACGCTGGACCTGCGCCAGACCAAGATCACCGATGCCGGGCTGGAGGCTCTGATCGGGCTGAAGAAGGTCGAGTCCATCAACCTCTTTGGCACCGAGGTGACGGATGCCGGGCTGAAGCACCTGGCCAAGATCAAGAGCCTCAAGAGCGTACATCTCTGGCAGTCCAAAGCCACCCCGGCCGGCGTAAAGCAGCTGACCGCTGCCATCCCCGGCCTGAAAGCCAGCATCGAATAA
- a CDS encoding glucose-1-phosphate adenylyltransferase, whose translation MSTPSNVQIEADTLLRRNTLAIVMGGGAGTRLFPLTENRAKPAVPLAGKYRIVDIPISNCINSGLRQVYVLTQYNSASLNRHLARTYRFDNFTRGFVEVLAAQQTPDGERWYQGTADAVRQNLRYFLEGDYDYFLILSGDQLYRMDYRTLMRQHVATNADLTIATIPVDAQAAPGFGIMHSDENSRIYEFVEKPKDPEVLDKLRIPPSTLKKLGLPENEAHFQASMGIYLFRRDVLIECLDNTFNDFGKHIIPATIKNKRVHNFNFQGYWEDIGTIRNFFDANLDLCRMVPQFDFFESSAPIFTHARFLPATKINGATIRGALIADGSVLTDAHIETAVIGLRARIEPGTTIRDCIIMGADYYAGAVGTDPTRPAPGIGRNCRIERAIIDKNVHIGDNVVITPEGKPDNMDGENFYIRDGIICIPKDAIIPSGTWI comes from the coding sequence ATGAGCACCCCATCCAACGTCCAGATCGAAGCCGACACGCTTCTCCGCCGCAACACTTTGGCCATCGTCATGGGAGGTGGCGCGGGCACCCGCCTGTTCCCCTTGACGGAAAACCGTGCCAAGCCCGCCGTGCCGCTCGCGGGCAAGTACCGCATCGTCGATATCCCGATCAGCAACTGCATCAATTCCGGCCTGCGCCAGGTGTACGTGCTCACGCAGTACAACAGCGCCTCGCTCAACCGCCACCTGGCCCGCACCTACCGCTTTGACAATTTCACCCGTGGCTTTGTGGAGGTGCTGGCCGCGCAGCAGACGCCTGATGGCGAGCGCTGGTACCAGGGCACCGCCGACGCCGTGCGCCAGAACCTGCGCTACTTCCTGGAAGGAGACTACGACTACTTCCTCATCCTCAGCGGCGACCAGCTCTACCGCATGGACTACCGCACGCTCATGCGCCAGCATGTGGCGACGAATGCGGACCTGACCATTGCCACCATTCCGGTGGACGCCCAGGCCGCTCCGGGATTCGGCATCATGCATTCGGATGAAAACAGCCGCATCTACGAGTTTGTGGAGAAGCCAAAGGACCCCGAGGTGCTGGACAAGCTGCGCATCCCGCCCTCCACGCTGAAGAAGCTGGGCCTTCCCGAAAACGAAGCCCACTTCCAGGCCTCCATGGGCATCTACCTCTTCCGCCGGGATGTGCTCATCGAGTGCCTCGACAACACCTTCAACGACTTCGGCAAGCACATCATCCCCGCCACCATCAAGAACAAGCGCGTGCACAATTTCAACTTCCAGGGCTACTGGGAGGACATCGGCACCATCCGCAACTTCTTCGACGCCAACCTCGACCTCTGCCGCATGGTGCCGCAGTTTGACTTCTTTGAGAGCTCCGCGCCCATCTTTACGCATGCGCGCTTCCTGCCCGCCACCAAGATCAATGGTGCCACCATCCGTGGTGCCCTCATTGCCGACGGCAGCGTGCTGACCGATGCTCATATCGAAACCGCCGTCATCGGCCTGCGCGCCCGCATCGAGCCCGGCACCACCATCCGCGACTGCATCATCATGGGTGCAGACTACTACGCGGGTGCCGTGGGCACCGACCCCACACGCCCGGCACCCGGCATCGGCCGCAACTGCCGCATCGAGCGCGCAATCATCGACAAAAACGTGCACATCGGCGACAACGTGGTCATCACCCCCGAAGGCAAGCCGGACAACATGGACGGGGAGAACTTCTACATCCGTGACGGCATCATCTGCATCCCGAAAGACGCCATCATCCCCTCCGGCACCTGGATCTGA
- a CDS encoding C39 family peptidase, with the protein MKHANRVFAVLGLTLSAAFSQTAELRTFTNAQGKALQARLIGVAGANVTIETAAGQRFILPITSLSAADQQYVKSAPPAAAPAKYTFKPGPNDKLSPESVNEAVGQPMFAEAPLFTSSAEEVAARLKIPQESKTKNASSYRAYTKDDYMLFGAHPFSVAMYAENDKVTSFSLVFANKGDLFSSKGGSELHFDRDTPPAKAAEIVKTAMDKDLATISASLTKLLGAPKKERFGEGPSNIGRLTMQRWDWRGHAIMLAEAEGVYVGVQVVPTAFADAGGKVEDTVDKVIRAKALANLEKRENGDVVIGDIPMVDQGPKGYCAPATAERAMRYLGVPADMYILANAGNSGFGGGTSVSALLEGIAPQIRSKRRSFDEWKSELKMKDIAKYIDKGVPLMWCLYSTKQFNTTANARTKERKDVKDWAAWKTKVTGEAAANSLPKDKETSHVVLIIGYNKDTNEIAFSDSWGERYKERWITLPEAEQVSQQRFYVVGF; encoded by the coding sequence ATGAAGCATGCCAACCGTGTTTTTGCCGTTCTGGGTCTGACCCTGTCCGCCGCCTTTTCCCAAACCGCCGAGCTCCGCACCTTTACCAACGCCCAGGGCAAGGCCCTGCAGGCCAGGCTCATCGGCGTGGCCGGAGCCAATGTGACGATCGAGACCGCCGCAGGTCAGCGCTTTATCCTGCCCATCACGTCCCTGTCCGCCGCAGACCAGCAGTACGTCAAAAGCGCCCCTCCAGCAGCAGCCCCGGCCAAGTACACCTTCAAACCCGGCCCGAATGACAAGCTCTCCCCGGAGTCCGTCAATGAGGCCGTGGGGCAGCCCATGTTTGCCGAGGCACCGCTCTTCACCTCCTCCGCCGAGGAGGTGGCCGCCCGGCTGAAGATCCCGCAGGAGTCCAAGACCAAGAACGCCAGCAGCTACCGCGCCTACACCAAGGACGACTACATGCTCTTTGGCGCGCACCCTTTCTCCGTGGCCATGTATGCGGAGAATGACAAGGTCACGAGCTTCTCCCTCGTCTTTGCCAACAAGGGGGACCTCTTCAGCTCCAAGGGAGGCAGCGAGCTGCACTTTGACCGCGACACGCCTCCGGCCAAGGCCGCCGAGATCGTCAAGACCGCCATGGACAAGGACCTGGCCACCATTTCCGCCTCGCTGACCAAGCTGCTCGGTGCACCGAAAAAGGAGCGCTTTGGCGAAGGGCCCAGCAACATCGGCCGCCTGACCATGCAGCGCTGGGACTGGCGCGGCCATGCCATCATGCTGGCGGAGGCCGAGGGCGTCTATGTGGGCGTGCAGGTGGTGCCCACCGCCTTTGCCGATGCCGGCGGCAAGGTGGAGGACACCGTGGACAAGGTCATCCGCGCCAAGGCGCTGGCCAATCTGGAAAAGCGCGAAAATGGCGACGTCGTCATCGGAGACATCCCCATGGTGGACCAGGGCCCCAAAGGCTACTGCGCCCCCGCCACGGCGGAGCGCGCCATGCGCTATCTCGGCGTACCTGCCGACATGTACATCCTGGCCAATGCGGGGAACTCCGGCTTTGGCGGCGGCACCAGCGTCTCCGCGCTGCTCGAAGGCATCGCCCCGCAGATCCGCAGCAAGCGCCGCTCCTTCGACGAATGGAAGAGCGAGCTGAAGATGAAGGACATCGCCAAATACATCGACAAAGGCGTGCCCCTCATGTGGTGCCTGTACAGCACCAAGCAGTTCAACACCACCGCCAACGCCCGCACCAAGGAGCGCAAGGACGTCAAGGACTGGGCCGCATGGAAGACCAAGGTCACAGGCGAGGCCGCCGCCAACTCCCTGCCCAAGGACAAGGAAACCAGCCACGTGGTCCTCATCATCGGCTACAACAAGGACACGAATGAGATCGCCTTCAGCGACAGCTGGGGAGAGCGCTACAAGGAACGCTGGATCACCCTCCCCGAAGCCGAGCAGGTCTCCCAGCAGCGCTTCTACGTGGTGGGTTTCTGA
- a CDS encoding VanZ family protein gives MKLPRFLSSPAFWRVLTLIWAGVLWWLSSQTFLPKPGDFEGVDKFEHCAFFAIGGTCFLLSLRLAGRAQTFGAALGFALVFCGLVGVVDEWHQLYVPGRSGGDVWDWTADLSGGLLATVAALIAGRWLGLNRTYKDRIEA, from the coding sequence ATGAAACTCCCGCGCTTTCTTTCGTCTCCCGCCTTCTGGCGCGTTCTGACCCTCATCTGGGCCGGGGTGCTGTGGTGGCTCTCCTCGCAGACCTTTCTGCCCAAGCCGGGAGACTTTGAGGGCGTGGACAAGTTTGAGCACTGCGCCTTCTTCGCCATCGGCGGCACCTGCTTCCTGCTCAGCCTGCGGCTGGCGGGGCGTGCGCAGACCTTTGGCGCGGCGCTGGGGTTTGCCCTGGTCTTTTGCGGCCTCGTGGGCGTGGTGGACGAGTGGCACCAGCTCTACGTCCCCGGCCGCAGCGGCGGCGATGTGTGGGACTGGACCGCCGACTTGAGCGGCGGCCTCCTCGCCACCGTGGCGGCCCTGATCGCAGGCCGGTGGCTGGGGCTGAACCGGACGTACAAAGACAGAATTGAGGCGTGA